A region of Dictyostelium discoideum AX4 chromosome 1 chromosome, whole genome shotgun sequence DNA encodes the following proteins:
- a CDS encoding RCK family protein kinase, with amino-acid sequence MEKYQFIKQVGDGAYGDVIKAIDVKTGEIVAIKRMKKKFSDWKECIQLREIKALKKLKHPNIVKLLEIILERDELFFVFEYLENNLYESIKDRTKLLPETTIRNIIYQILQALHFMHTNGFFHRDLKPENIMLVGERLKIADFGLAREIESKPPFTDYISTRWYRAPEVLLRCTYYNAPIDIWAVGAIMAELYSLKPMFPGSSEIDQLFKICTIMGSPTSATWIDGIKLANSMGFTFPNVQPPSINPLSTLLPNANQDAIELITDLLQYDPLKRPTPLQALQHRYFKVSIPSSILLKPNFIELSNKYLIKNGYINNNINNNSNYSNNNNNNNLNSNSENLNNVNKNNQQPHSPQKIQTPKPKNSFLRKSRYSYLNNVSLENVNNNNNNYNSNTTSGYYNQKLDSTPRLSPRIVRQQQQQILLPLIIQQQPPPQSQPPQSQPPPQSQPPPILTQQQQQQQQQQQQQQQLPSKTTIYHNTNHLNAPIPPNHQRGISPQFYNETTNNSKL; translated from the exons ATGGAGAAATATCAATTCATTAAACAAGTTGGTGATGGTGCATATGGTGACGTTATAAAAGCTATAGATGTGAAAACTGGTGAGATTGTAGcaataaaaagaatgaaaaagaaatttagtGATTGGAAAGAGTGTATTCAACTTCGAGAAATTAAAGcattgaagaaattaaagcaTCCAAATATTGTCAAACTTTTAGAAATCATTTTAGAACGTGATGAATTattctttgtttttgaatACCTTGAAAATAATCTCTATGAGTCAATTAAAGATAGAACAAAATTATTACCTGAAACAACAATTAGAAATATAAT ATATCAAATTTTACAAGCATTGCATTTTATGCATACAAATGGATTCTTTCATAGAGATTTAAAACCAGAGAATATAATGTTGGTTGGGGAGAGATTAAAGATAGCAGATTTTGGATTGGCAAGAGAGATTGAGTCAAAGCCACCATTTACAGATTACATTTCAACTAGATGGTATAGAGCACCAGAAGTGCTATTGAGATGTACTTATTATAATGCACCAATTGATATTTGGGCAGTTGGTGCGATTATGGCAGAACTATACTCTTTGAAACCAATGTTCCCTGGTTCAAGTGAAATTGACCAATTGTTTAAAATCTGTACCATTATGGGATCACCAACATCTGCAACTTGGATCGATGGTATTAAATTGGCAAATTCGATGGGTTTCACTTTCCCAAATGTTCAACCACCTTCAATCAATCCATTATCAACACTATTACCAAATGCAAATCAAGATGCAATTGAATTAATCACTGATTTACTTCAATATGATCCTTTAAAAAGACCAACTCCTTTACAAGCTTTACAACATagatattttaaagtttcaataccttcttcaattttattaaaaccaaATTTCATTGAgctttcaaataaatatttaattaaaaatggttatataaataataatattaataataattctaattattcaaataataataataataataatttaaattcaaatagtgagaatttaaataatgtaaacaaaaataatcaacaaccacATTCACCacaaaaaattcaaacaccaaaaccaaaaaatagttttttaagaaaatcaagatattcttatttaaataatgtatcattagaaaatgtaaataataataataataattataatagtaatacaaCAAGTGGGtattataatcaaaaattagaTTCAACACCTAGATTATCACCAAGAATCGTTagacagcaacaacaacaaattttattacctttaataatacaacaacaaccaccaccacaatcacaaccaccacaatcaCAACCACCTCCACAATCTCAACCACCTCCAATTTtaacacaacaacaacaacaacaacaacaacaacaacaacaacaacaacaattaccaTCAAAAACAACGATTTATCATAATACCAATCATTTAAATGCTCCGATACCACCAAATCATCAAAGAGGAATTTCACCACAATTCTATAAtgaaacaacaaataattcgaaattgtaa
- the rpc3 gene encoding RNA polymerase III subunit, which produces MYEQKVAIDIVKESFGDDVTKVFEFLVQRGKSSYKIINQSLSGKGGLTIKRIKQCLLVLIQHNLVTYEEFLLPLTKDEIEKLVPGEPLPSDSVYEAIIVNAIHRLRFPKFINYIKHSKGDEAAYILEELIDHGRLPMDLLIKQASQIQRVDTFEDQDDITKRFEDTFTKLIMDQFIMRAPRPRPVSDQETSNALSKEAKKVGGGGANGNNVGAHQKKDSDPFALPSVGFSSNGPLSSVDNSANDAESLEILTGKSSTTTIPSQPKKGTAKKTSAKPKSTAINTTATASLGRKRKSRDIYDEDDDEEPDLLVIEENVEINVNDHNSANKNSTTTTTTTTTKTGQHTLKKSKLDQSSSTTTTSSRQQQNGMDQQRIIDESRVLWTINYEQFIIEFKLKACYDFVTEKNNQQSGLLFNAMVKLCKRSIRSNQDSLTSCVYGENILEEYNRDLDSSKKMDKLQIEKYLSIMQASRPSMVTKMVSKSKQSSSSELGAYQVNVGNIIGIIKQKMVESIIKQKFGDNGLRVFKLLLIKNLLEPKQIAELAMIPPNECKALLFNMMQKNIIRLQEIPRSSDHFANRTFYLFFVDLPTIIATFTEDIFKAIYNTRERLKSELEPHKDALEKLTQLDEDQITEDQAKIYKKTDRITQTLLTVILNLDNDLLHLYSF; this is translated from the exons atgtaTGAACAAAAAGTTGCAATTGATATAGTAAAAGAAAGctttggtgatgatgttaCT aaagtatttgaatttttagtTCAAAGAGGTAAATCatcatataaaattataaatcaatcattaaGTGGTAAAGGAGGGTTAACAATAAAGAGGATAAAGCAATGTTTATTAGTATTGATTCAACATAATTTAGTGACATATGAAGAgtttttattaccattaactaaagatgaaattgaaaaattagtaCCTGGTGAACCGTTACCATCAGATTCGGTATATGAGGCTATAATTGTGAATGCAATTCATAGATTAAGATTCCCAAAATtcataaattatataaaacaTTCAAAAGGTGATGAAGCAGCATACATTTTAGAGGAGTTGATAGACCATGGTAGGTTGCCGATGGATTTGTTAATTAAACAAGCCTCACAGATTCAAAGAGTTGATACATTCGAAGATCAAGATGATATCACTAAACGATTCGAAGATACATTTACAAAGTTAATTATGGATCAATTCATTATGAGAGCACCTCGTCCAAGACCAGTCTCTGATCAAGAGACAAGTAATGCTCTCTCTAAAGAGGCAAAGaaagttggtggtggtggtgccaATGGTAACAATGTTGGTGCACATCAAAAGAAAGATTCTGATCCATTTGCATTACCAAGTGTTGGTTTCTCATCTAATGGTCCATTATCCTCTGTTGATAATAGTGCAAATGATGCCGAGTCTTTAGAGATTTTAACTGGTAagtcatcaacaacaacaataccatCACAACCAAAAAAAGGTACAGCAAAGAAAACTTCTGcaaaaccaaaatcaacaGCAATAAACACTACTGCAACTGCATCACTTGGTAGAAAAAGAAAGTCAAGAGATAtttatgatgaagatgatgatgaagaaccAGATTTATTAGTAATTGAAGAGAATGTAGAAATTAATGTAAATGATCATAATTCagcaaataaaaatagtactacaaccaccactactactacaacaaaGACAGGACAACATACATTAAAAAAGAGTAAATTAGATCagtcatcatcaacaacaacaacatcttcacgtcaacaacaaaatggtATGGATCAACAACGTATAATTGATGAAAGTAGAGTATTATGGACAATAAATTATgaacaatttattattgaatttaaattgaaaGCATGTTATGATTTCGTTACTGAAAAGAATAATCAACAGtctggtttattatttaatgcaATGGTAAAACTTTGTAAACGTTCAATTCGTTCCAATCAAGATTCATTGACAAGTTGTGTTTATGGTGAAAATATCTTGGAGGAGTATAATCGTGATTTAGACTCGTCAAAGAAAATGGATAAACTTCAAATTGAAAAGTATTTATCGATTATGCAGGCATCACGTCCATCTATGGTCACAAAGATggtttcaaaatcaaaacaatccTCATCATCGGAATTGGGCGCTTACCAAGTCAACGTTGGTAATATCATTGGTATCATTAAACAAAAGATGGTGGAATCAATCATTAAACAAAAGTTTGGCGATAACGGTCTTAGAGTATTCAAACTACTCTTAATTAAAAACTTATTAGAACCAAAACAAATCGCAGAGTTGGCTATGATCCCACCAAATGAATGTAAAGCACTATTGTTCAATATGATGCAAAAGAATATCATTCGTCTTCAAGAGATACCTCGTTCATCAGATCATTTCGCAAATcgtactttttatttattctttgtTGATTTACCAACTATCATTGCAACTTTTACTGAAGATATTTTCAAAGCTATCTACAATACTCGTGAACGTTTAAAATCAGAGTTGGAACCTCATAAAGATGCTTTAGAGAAATTAACTCAATTAGATGAAGATCAAATCACTGAAGATCAAGCTAAAATTTATAAGAAAACTGATAGAATTACTCAAACACTTTTAAcagtaattttaaatttagataatgatttattacatctttatagtttttaa
- a CDS encoding hypothetical protein (P07271 DNA repair and recombination protein PIF1, mitochondrial precursor) — protein MSSFTYNFYNRPTKPKPFVSSNKSYKTTSITDFFNVSEKTENENIVNHVNTIDSYFEKSTLKKEKDKIENDHLKNKDNISNNNNINQNKINDNNNINNINNNNNNNNNNNNKSTSPHNKIYKEETTKISPLGKKLKKLNYSASIDNETLNLNKNNLDIYENSDYQHDNEFLNKDINNNNNNNNNNNNNNNNNNNNNNNNNNNNNNNNNNNNNNNNNNNNNNNNNNNNNNNNNNNNNNNNNNNNTNNVNSSSNITNTNNNNNNNNNNNINSNSNITTGNIYSDNNNIKEKTSNDDSYDNDNNDNDKIPKNKGFTSSLSVHKQNILPVNNNNNNSNNNEIKKDSIEIIEEEWTEIINDDYQLNEKTFSQNKTIQQNFVNINEKKSLAFSKSNVSISTPSLTLSLNKFSSSMLSSNTNKSINTSIFQNKQQQQQQQQQQQQTNKIPSIVNNNNKTLTQKPIQTLQPSSFSLMNKSLNSNNNNKLSAMEMLGKITTKIEIKGLPFSQIKVSENLSQEQRDVLNLVVGGENIFFTGSAGTGKSYLLKEIVRVLRLMYPNSIYLTASTGIAACNIGGTTIHSYGGIGLGDKSVREHASAILKNTQSKTRWQTTKVLIIDEVSMISAALLDKLEAIAKIVKNSKERFGGIQVLLCGDFCQLPPVSKASKDDPTSKFCFMAQCWDGLVDRSIQLRKVFRQKDQYFIDILNKLRMGIVEDESIEVLNQCFGRQLSVDDGIVPTILYPHRDKVNNENEHRLSILNTEARIYKANDNFQPNYADSLKNCPAPETLTLKIGAQVILIKNLDMENELVNGSRGVVIDWTDSSLSPSKEESLPIVKFTNGLTRIIGREVWRNEFGEIVISSRRQIPLMLAWALSIHKSQGMTIDKLVINLDGIFENGQTYVALSRSSGLNGLQLVSKFKKSHIKVDENVKTFYHYLK, from the coding sequence ATGTCTTCTTTCACCTACAATTTCTATAACAGACCAACTAAACCCAAACCCTTTGTTTCATCCAACAAATCGTATAAGACAACTTCTATAAcggatttttttaatgtaagCGAAAAAACCGAAAATGAAAACATCGTAAACCATGTCAATACTATAGATagttattttgaaaaatcaacactaaaaaaagaaaaagataaaatcgAAAATGAccatttaaagaataaagacaatatttctaataataataatataaatcaaaataagaTCAACgacaacaataatattaataatattaataataataataataataataataataataataataaaagtacaAGTCCccataataaaatatataaggAAGAAACTACAAAAATTTCTCCATTAggaaagaaattaaaaaaattaaattatagcGCTAGTATAGACAATgaaactttaaatttaaataaaaacaatctAGATATATATGAAAATTCAGATTATCAACAcgataatgaatttttaaataaagatataaataataataataataataataataataataataataataataataataataataataataataataataataataataataataataataataataataataataataataataataataataataataataataataataataataataataataataataataataataataataataataataataataataataataatactaataatgtAAACAGCAGCAGTAACATCACCAAtaccaacaataataataataataataataataacaatatcaatAGTAATAGCAATATCACCACAGGCAATATTTATAgtgataataacaatataaaaGAGAAAACATCAAATGATGATAgttatgataatgataataatgataatgataagaTACCTAAAAACAAGGGATTCACTTCGTCCCTATCAGTCCATAAACAAAATATATTacctgtaaataataataataataattcaaataataatgaaattaaaaaagatagtaTTGAAATAATAGAAGAAGAATGGACAGAGataattaatgatgattatcaattaaatgaaaaaacattTTCACAAAATAAAACCATTCAACAAAACTttgtaaatataaatgaGAAAAAATCATTAGCATTTTCTAAATCAAATGTTTCAATATCAACACCATCATtaacattatcattaaataaattttcatcatcaatgttatcatcaaatacaaataaatcaataaatacatcaatttttcaaaataaacaacaacaacaacaacaacaacaacaacaacaacaaacaaacaaaattccatcaattgtaaataataataataaaacattaaCACAAAAACCAATTCAAACATTACAACCTTCATCATTTAGTTTAATgaataaaagtttaaatagtaacaataataataaattatcagcAATGGAAATGCTTGGTAAAATAACAACAAAGATTGAAATAAAAGGTTTACCATTTTCACAAATTAAAGTATCAGAGAATTTATCACAAGAACAAAGagatgttttaaatttagttgTAGGTGGTGAGAATATATTTTTCACAGGTTCAGCTGGTACAGGTAAATCATATCTACTTAAAGAGATTGTACGTGTACTTAGATTGATGTatccaaattcaatttatttaacaGCAAGTACTGGTATTGCAGCATGTAATATTGGTGGTACAACCATTCATTCCTATGGTGGCATTGGTTTAGGTGATAAATCAGTACGTGAACATGCCTCGGCCATTCTAAAGAATACTCAATCGAAAACTCGTTGGCAAACTACAAAAGTGTTAATCATTGATGAGGTTTCAATGATTAGTGCAGCATTATTGGATAAATTAGAGGCTATAgctaaaattgtaaaaaatagTAAGGAAAGATTCGGTGGTATTCAAGTGTTATTATGTGGTGATTTTTGTCAATTACCACCAGTTTCAAAGGCTTCAAAAGATGATCCAACTTCAAAGTTTTGTTTTATGGCACAATGTTGGGATGGTTTAGTTGATCGTTCAATTCAATTACGTAAGGTATTTAGACAAAAGGATCAATATTTCATTGATATCCTAAATAAACTTAGAATGGGTATAGTCGAGGATGAATCAATCGAGGTTTTAAATCAATGTTTTGGTAGACAATTATCAGTGGATGATGGTATAGTACCAACGATTCTATATCCTCATAGGGATAAAGTTAACAATGAAAATGAACATAGACTATCCATACTAAACACAGAGGCAAGAATTTATAAagcaaatgataattttcaACCAAACTATGCCGACTCTTTAAAGAATTGTCCTGCACCAGAGACTTTAACATTGAAAATTGGTGCTCAAGTTAtattgattaaaaatttagatatGGAGAATGAATTAGTTAATGGTTCTCGTGGTGTAGTGATCGATTGGACTGATTCTTCTTTGTCACCATCAAAAGAAGAATCATTACCAATAGTAAAGTTTACAAATGGTTTAACTCGTATCATTGGAAGAGAAGTTTGGAGAAATGAATTTGGTGAAATTGTAATTTCATCTCGTCGTCAAATACCTTTAATGTTGGCTTGGGCATTATCAATTCATAAAAGTCAAGGTATGACCATCGATAAATTGGTCATCAATTTAGATGGTATCTTTGAAAATGGTCAAACCTATGTTGCTCTATCTAGAAGTTCAGGTTTAAATGGTTTACAATtagtttcaaaatttaaaaaatctcaTATAAAAGTTGATGAAAATGttaaaactttttatcattatttaaagtaa